One region of Quercus lobata isolate SW786 chromosome 2, ValleyOak3.0 Primary Assembly, whole genome shotgun sequence genomic DNA includes:
- the LOC115967966 gene encoding uncharacterized protein LOC115967966 translates to MQIKDEGALIFLDKLKGDPSKRSRDKYCCFHRDHDRDTLDYYDLKQQIEALIRQRKLQMFIGKERTDQPQGQPAQRENEHLGPPVGDIRMIVGGTIASDLSKKACKAYLRMVQNVQLMSFVSKMAWINNPVIGFTEEDAKRLHHPHNDALVVSIRVGDYNTHRVLMDNGSSADILYYPTFQ, encoded by the coding sequence ATGCAGATCAAGGACGAAGGGGCCCTGATATTCCTTGACAAGTTGAAGGGAGACCCTAGTAAGAGGTCTAGAGACAAGTACTGTTGTTTCCACCGCGACCACGATCGTGATACATTAGACTACTATGACTTAAAGCAGCAAATAGAAGCTCTTATCAGGCAAAGGAAGTTGCAAATGTTTATTGGTAAGGAAAGGACGGACCAACCCCAAGGACAACCTGCCCAGAGAGAAAACGAGCATCTTGGACCCCCAGTaggagacataaggatgatcgtagggGGAACCATAGCATCCGACTTGTCCAAGAAGGCATGCAAAGCCTACCTACGGATGGTTCAGAACGTCCAGTTGATGAGTTTCGTCTCGAAGATGGCATGGATCAACAACCCTGTCATTGGGTTCACAGAGGAAGATGCCAAGCGTCTCCACCACCCACACAACGATGCGCTCGTGGTTAGTATACGGGTGGGGGATTACAACACCCATCGAGTCCTTATGGATAATGGGAGCTCTGCTGACATCCTTTACTACCCAACGTTTCAGTAG